In Cydia splendana chromosome 25, ilCydSple1.2, whole genome shotgun sequence, a single genomic region encodes these proteins:
- the LOC134802811 gene encoding AP-3 complex subunit sigma-2, protein MIKAILVFNNHGKPRLSKFYQYFNEDMQQQIIKETFQLVSKRDDNVCNFLEGGSLIGGSDYKLIYRHYATLYFVFCVDSSESELGILDLIQVFVETLDKCFENVCELDLIFHADAAHQVLDELVMGGMVLQTNMADILCRLQEQNKMQKAEAGISAAPARAVSAVKSMNLPQQLRDMRLPDLPQAIKDLKF, encoded by the exons ATGATCAAGGCAATTTTAGTGTTCAACAACCATGGGAAGCCGAGATTATCTAAATTCTATCAGTACTTT aATGAAGATATGCAGCAGCAGATCATAAAGGAAACATTCCAACTGGTGTCAAAGCGGGATGATAATGTGTGCAATTTCTTGGAGGGTGGAAg TCTCATTGGAGGTTCAGACTACAAGCTGATCTACAGGCACTATGCGACACTGTACTTTGTGTTTTGTGTGGACAGCTCGGAGAGCGAACTGGGAATTCTAGATCTAATAcag gtGTTTGTGGAGACCCTGGACAAGTGCTTCGAAAATGTTTGCGAACTGGACTTGATATTTCACGCCGACGCGGCGCACCAG GTGCTGGATGAGCTGGTGATGGGCGGGATGGTGCTGCAAACCAACATGGCGGACATTCTGTGTAGGTTACAGGAACAGAACAAGATGCAGAAGGCTGAA GCGGGTATatcggcggcgccggcgcgtgCCGTGTCGGCGGTGAAGAGCATGAACCTGCCCCAGCAGCTGCGCGACATGCGCCTGCCCGACCTGCCGCAGGCCATCAAG GACCTGAAGTTCTGA